Proteins from a single region of Hydra vulgaris chromosome 12, alternate assembly HydraT2T_AEP:
- the LOC136087964 gene encoding uncharacterized protein LOC136087964 produces MAATISEIKKMLAQMFDEYKKEIEKILKQQEKNFVDILSSNLKIINDRLGLIENKSADNVNKINKLQKELNELKENLNFHEHLIEQKVKTVSNNLEKKSPIQNINEKNRILEDRSRRNNLRIEGITESVNETWDETEDKVLKLFSKTLEVNEVEIERAHRTGYKKHGKTRTIILKLLRFKDKTKILKEAHRLKGLNIYINEDYSRETSIIRKKLFSEAKLRRENGENVAVRYDKIIKFKSDFTKKDLSK; encoded by the coding sequence atggcTGCAACAATAtcagaaataaagaaaatgctGGCTCAAATGTTCGAtgaatacaaaaaagaaattgaaaaaatacttaaacaacaagaaaaaaactttgttgacaTTCTGAGttctaatttgaaaataataaacgaTCGATTGGGATTGATTGAAAACAAATCTGCtgataatgtaaacaaaataaacaaactacaaaaagaattaaatgaGTTAAAGGAAAATCTAAACTTTCACGAACATTTAATTGAACAAAAAGTCAAAACGGTAAGTAACAACTTAGAGAAAAAAAGcccaatacaaaatattaatgaGAAAAATAGAATACTAGAAGATCGCTCAAGACGAAATAATCTTAGAATTGAAGGGATTACGGAAAGTGTTAACGAAACCTGGGATGAGACCGaagataaagttttaaaattattttctaaaactttgGAAGTGAATGAAGTAGAGATCGAACGAGCCCATCGCACAGGGTATAAAAAACACGGAAAAACAAGAACTATAATTCTAAAATTACTAAGATttaaagacaaaacaaaaatccTGAAAGAAGCCCACCGACTCAAAGgactaaacatttatataaacgaaGATTACTCTCGAGAGACTTCAATTATAAGAAAGAAGCTATTTTCAGAGGCGAAGCTAAGAAGAGAAAACGGAGAGAACGTCGCTGTAAGGTAcgacaaaattattaaattcaaaagtgATTTTACCAAGAAAGATCTaagtaagtaa
- the LOC136087965 gene encoding uncharacterized protein LOC136087965, with translation MDPLLVVVVDNNVIVVDVVAIVVFIVVVVDVVVVVVVVAVVDGGGVLLLQQQPKTIVIFCCIAICLYIAICLYIAICLYIAICLYIAICLYIAICLYIAICLYIAICLYIAICLYIAICLYIAICLYIAICLYIAICLYIAICLYIAICLYIAIYKT, from the exons ATGGATCCGCTCttggttgttgttgttgataataatgttattgttgttgaTGTCGTTGCTAtcgttgtttttattgttgttgttgttgatgttgttgttgttgttgttgttgttgctgttgttgatGGTGGTGGTGTTTTGTTATTACAACAACAACCCAAAA ctattgttatattttgttgcaTTGCTATATGTTTATACATTGCTATATGTTTATACATTGCTATATGTTTATACATTGCTATATGTTTATACATTGCTATATGTTTATACATTGCTATATGTTTATACATTGCTATATGTTTATACATTGCTATATGTTTATACATTGCTATATGTTTATACATTGCTATATGTTTATACATTGCTATATGTTTATACATTGCTATATGTTTATACATTGCTATATGTTTATACATTGCTATATGTTTATACATTGCTATATGTTTATACATTGCTATAT